A genomic segment from Montipora foliosa isolate CH-2021 chromosome 9, ASM3666993v2, whole genome shotgun sequence encodes:
- the LOC137970475 gene encoding uncharacterized protein, producing MVSCCVPGCHNYSKKTKKNGNTVTYHRVPQDDRAKAWLDRIRRKNMPPLENSYVCSDHFMPSCFKIDFRAQLIGEKPKRDLKDDAIPSLFSYGPEAKKPRSSSEHRLQRRRQREALSELLAADIEDNVSSDDPVTNEPSICTDLEMHTTIPEMHDVGIQCCFDPITLKSVEVQTEMCNTIDNDNGVCGTANIDVSSHTYTEDDIPQNPSSVTWKIPHDHNYAIAAPPNPIDTPTVTFPTYDIIKFDTIPLPPVHDVLVDGKMDIHDDDDDDDDDDDDNNDDEDLDPHWLLPDDEKPSSEDDIVLSEYEFEDGSPESEKKYLVFGSCLNNLLKKCPKCGGVIIDQKRKTTGSMLSVVLICHNGHTELWESQPVIKRKPLGNLLLAAAILFTGSTFSSISRLASCINLQFFSESVFYDTQLKYLFPVVNEAWETELNRQINKLTCSEVVNLDGDGRCDSPGHCAKYGTYTLMDEEQGNVVAFSVVQVSEVSSSNAMEKEGFTRCVELLEGKGVKINRVATDRHVSINSCIAKDYPHINHQYDVWHLSKWVVKKLTNKAKQRGCEELSPWIQPISNHLWWSAATCNGNVQLLREKWKSVLDHVSNKHKWSGNTHFHRCCHRHISSSEAKKICWLKPGTSAHLALEEVALNTKLLKDLAKLTDFCHTGKLEVYHAMMLKYCSKREHYSYRGMIARTQLAALNNNTNTGRRQAVVKTGEQAGEARYKLCFPKANKRWVAKPINEKKSYKYLSDLLFAVMKRVEQGGAVAQPVPVHLPRNIASEPAPAKADAIEHHRSRFNR from the exons ATGGTGAGCTGTTGTGTGCCTGGTTGCCATAATTattcaaagaagacaaagaaaaacggGAACACGGTGACTTACCACAGGGTCCCACAAGACGATCGCGCGAAGGCATGGCTCGACAGAATCAGACGGAAGAATATGCCACCACTTGAAAACAGCTACGTCTGCAGCGATCATTTCATGCCAAGCTGTTTCAAGATAGATTTCCGGGCACAATTAATAGGGGAAAAACCTAAGAGGGACTTGAAGGATGATGCTATCCCATCCTTGTTTAGTTACGGCCCCGAAGCGAAAAAGCCGCGGTCATCAAGCGAACATCGCCTTCAGCGACGAAGGCAGCGAGAA gcTCTTTCAGAACTACTTGCTGCAGACATCGAGGACAATGTATCTTCAGATGACCCAGTGACTAATGAACCTTCAATCTGCACTGATTTGGAAATGCATACTACAATCCCAGAAATGCATGATGTGGGAATTCAGTGTTGTTTTGATCCCATTACCCTAAAAAGTGTGGAGGTTCAAACTGAGATGTGCAACACTATAGACAATGATAATGGTGTGTGTGGTACTGCAAATATTGACGTGTCCTCCCATACTTATACAGAGGATGATATCCCACAAAATCCAAGTTCTGTCACATGGAAGATTCCACATGACCATAATTATGCCATAGCAGCACCCCCAAATCCCATTGATACACCCACAGTAACTTTTCCAACCTATGACATTATTAAGTTTGATACAATCCCCTTACCACCAGTGCATGATGTCCTTGTTGATGGTaaaatggatatacatgatgatgatgatgatgatgatgatgatgatgacgataacaatgatgatgaagatTTAGATCCCCACTGGCTATTACCAGATGATGAAAAACCGTCATCCGAAGATGATATAGTGTTGTCTGAATATGAATTTGAAGATGGCTCTCCAGAGAGTGAAAAAAAATACCTTGTGTTCGGTTCCTGTTTGAACAATTTACTGAAAAAGTGTCCAAAATGTGGGGGCGtgatcattgaccaaaaaaggaaaacaactggGAGCATGCTATCAGTTGTGCTAATCTGCCATAATGGGCATACAGAACTGTGGGAATCCCAACCAGTTATTAAAAGGAAGCCCCTGGGAAACCTATTATTGGCAGCAGCCATCCTCTTTACAGGAAGCACCTTCTCAAGCATCAGCCGCCTTGCATCATGCATCAATCTTCAGTTTTTTAGTGAAAGTGTGTTTTATGACACACAATTGAAGTACTTGTTTCCAGTTGTTAATGAGGCATGGGAAACTGAATTAAATAGGCAGATTAACAAACTTACTTGTTCAGAGGTTGTCAATTTGGATGGTGATGGCCGATGTGATAGCCCTGGACATTGTGCCAAGTATGGCACTTACACTTTGATGGACGAAGAGCAAggaaatgtcgtagcatttagTGTTGTTCAAGTCTCTGAAGTGTCGTCATCCAATGCCATGGAGAAAGAGGGTTTTACCCGATGTGTTGAATTGTTGGAGGGCAAAGGGGTCAAGATCAACAGGGTTGCAACAGACCGCCATGTGTCAATCAACAGTTGTATTGCCAAGGATTACCCACATATTAATCACCAGTATGATGTTTGGCACCTTTCCAAGTGGGTGGTAAAGAAGCTCACAAACAAAGCCAAACAAAGAGGATGCGAAGAATTGTCACCTTGGATACAGCCCATTTCAAATCATCTTTGGTGGTCTGCTGCAACCTGCAATGGTAACGTCCAGCTTTTACGTGAAAAGTGGAAGTCGGTGTTGGATCATGTCTCCAACAAGCACAAGTGGTCAGGAAACACCCATTTTCATCGGTGTTGTCACAGGCACATTTCATCCTCAGAGGCTAAGAAAATCTGTTGGCTCAAGCCAGGCACATCAGCCCACTTGGCTTTAGAGGAAGTGGCTTTGAATACCAAACTTCTGAAGGATTTGGCAAAGCTTACTGACTTTTGTCACACTGGAAAGTTAGAGGTCTACCATGCCATGATGCTCAAGTACTGCTCGAAACGGGAACACTATTCATACAGGGGAATGATTGCCAGGACCCAACTAGCTGCTCTTAACAACAATACTAATACAGGCCGCAGGCAAGCGGTAGTGAAGACAGGTGAGCAAGCTGGTGAGGCACGATACAAACTTTGCTTTCCGAAAGCCAACAAAAGATGGGTTGCAAAGCCAATCAATGAGAAAAAATCTTACAAATATTTGTCAGATTTGCTTTTTGCAGTAATGAAGCGTGTAGAACAAGGGGGTGCAGTTGCCCAGCCAGTGCCTGTTCACCTACCCAGGAACATTGCCTCAGAGCCAGCCCCAGCAAAGGCAGATGCAATCGAACATCACCGCTCAAGATTTAACAGataa